One Mercurialis annua linkage group LG3, ddMerAnnu1.2, whole genome shotgun sequence DNA window includes the following coding sequences:
- the LOC126674247 gene encoding cyclin-dependent protein kinase inhibitor SMR6 translates to MGFSKKTQADSGLDSEAKKWVIAGIAIRTSLKPINTKTRAKNEEEESEEEHTPTAKESRMPERPSCPPAPRKRRPASRCNYNNSVREFFTPPDLESVFKCYVEKAN, encoded by the coding sequence ATGGGGTTTTCAAAGAAGACGCAAGCGGATTCCGGGTTAGATTCGGAAGCGAAAAAATGGGTAATTGCTGGAATCGCAATTAGAACATCATTGAAGCCGATAAACACGAAAACGAGAgcgaaaaatgaagaagaagagagtgAGGAAGAGCATACACCAACAGCAAAAGAATCAAGAATGCCAGAAAGACCATCTTGCCCTCCAGCTCCAAGAAAGAGAAGGCCAGCTTCAAGGTGTAACTATAACAATAGTGTTAGAGAGTTTTTTACTCCTCCTGATTTGGAATCAGTTTTCAAATGCTATGTTGAGAAAGCAAATTAA